In Pseudomonas sp. MTM4, one genomic interval encodes:
- a CDS encoding SOS response-associated peptidase gives MCGRYALFRWSPAFAALPGFPADQQPHWSLAPGASVLLLRQLNHELQLDSVRWGLTPAWLTDFTRTPAQARAETLAEQPMFRDAFRLRRGVLPANGFYEWRGAARKRPFWMTAEDSLMYFAAIWEAYPVQGHIYLSAAVVTLPAANQRRPLMLDQAGMTAWLDPETPLETLQALLATPQPPLRERPLATFINDPKLDAPECLTPVN, from the coding sequence ATGTGTGGCCGCTATGCCCTGTTTCGCTGGAGTCCGGCCTTCGCCGCGCTGCCCGGTTTTCCCGCTGATCAGCAGCCGCATTGGAGCCTGGCGCCTGGCGCGTCGGTCCTGTTGCTGCGGCAGCTGAACCACGAGCTGCAGCTCGACAGCGTGCGCTGGGGGCTGACCCCGGCCTGGCTCACCGACTTCACACGGACACCGGCCCAGGCGCGGGCGGAAACACTGGCCGAGCAGCCGATGTTTCGTGACGCCTTTCGCCTTCGTCGCGGCGTGCTGCCGGCCAATGGCTTCTACGAATGGCGCGGCGCGGCACGCAAGCGGCCGTTCTGGATGACCGCCGAAGATTCCCTGATGTATTTCGCCGCGATCTGGGAGGCCTATCCGGTGCAGGGTCACATTTATTTGAGCGCTGCGGTGGTGACGCTGCCGGCGGCCAATCAACGGCGGCCGCTGATGCTGGATCAGGCGGGGATGACTGCCTGGCTCGATCCCGAAACCCCACTGGAGACGCTTCAGGCGCTATTGGCGACGCCCCAGCCGCCACTGCGAGAGCGCCCCTTGGCGACATTTATCAACGACCCCAAACTGGACGCTCCAGAGTGCCTGACGCCAGTGAACTAG
- a CDS encoding TMEM165/GDT1 family protein has translation MESFYIPTLIVALAEIGDKTQLLALLLAARYRRPMPIIWGIVVATLANHAVAGAVGNWVSSLVSPSILSWILAASFAAVALWTLVPDKLEEDEASRGRRFGPFVATLIAFFLAEMGDKTQVATVMLAAQYPDFILVIIGTTLGMLIANVPVVLAGNFAADRMPLTLIRRIAAIGFAALALYAAYQALSLSGMLPV, from the coding sequence TTGGAATCGTTCTACATCCCCACCCTGATCGTTGCGCTCGCCGAGATTGGCGACAAGACTCAGCTGCTCGCCCTGCTGCTGGCCGCTCGTTATCGGCGCCCGATGCCAATCATCTGGGGCATCGTCGTCGCCACTCTGGCCAACCATGCCGTCGCCGGAGCTGTGGGCAACTGGGTATCCTCGCTGGTCTCCCCCTCGATCCTGAGCTGGATTCTCGCCGCATCCTTTGCCGCCGTGGCGCTGTGGACGCTGGTACCGGACAAACTCGAAGAAGACGAAGCCTCGCGCGGACGCCGCTTCGGTCCTTTCGTCGCCACCCTGATCGCCTTCTTCCTAGCGGAGATGGGTGACAAGACCCAGGTGGCGACCGTCATGCTCGCCGCGCAGTATCCCGATTTCATTTTGGTGATCATCGGCACGACGCTGGGCATGCTGATCGCCAACGTACCGGTGGTACTGGCCGGTAACTTCGCCGCCGACCGCATGCCGCTCACGCTGATCCGCCGCATCGCCGCTATCGGCTTCGCCGCCCTGGCGTTGTATGCCGCCTACCAGGCCTTGAGCTTGAGCGGCATGCTTCCAGTCTGA
- the mqo gene encoding malate dehydrogenase (quinone) has product MENALMTQHDSEAVDLVLVGAGIMSATLAVLLKELDPNIKLEIVELQESGAVESSNPWNNAGTGHAGLCELNYTPDSKDGSIDIKKAVTINTQFEVSKQFWAYLTGRDGFGSPKDFLNVVPHLSFVRGEKNIDYLKRRFDAMKTHHAFENMVYTEDRATMEEWMPLMMPGRPGDEPIAATRALNGTDVNFGELTRQMLVYLESRPGVKMSYFQKVTGLERNGKGWRVEIKNTRDGSNREIDAGFVFLGAGGAALPLLQLSGIEEGKGYGGFPVSGQWLRCDNPEIVKQHQAKVYSLAAVGAPPMSVPHLDTRVVDGKKSLLFGPYAGFTTKFLKYGSPLDLPMSIRPSNLKPMLAVARDNMDLTRYLIKEVRQSMADRLETLRGFYPEAKAEDWRLEVAGQRVQIIKKDPKKGGILQFGTELVSAKDGSIAALLGASPGASVTVSIMLDLIERCFPEQAQSEAWSRKLGEIFPAREKVLQADAAAYREVNEMVDKRLGLAV; this is encoded by the coding sequence CTGGAGAACGCGTTAATGACGCAACACGATAGCGAAGCCGTGGACTTGGTGCTGGTGGGAGCCGGCATCATGAGTGCGACTCTGGCAGTACTGCTCAAGGAACTCGATCCCAACATCAAGCTGGAGATCGTCGAACTGCAGGAGTCCGGGGCCGTCGAGAGCTCGAATCCCTGGAACAACGCTGGCACCGGCCACGCCGGATTGTGTGAGTTGAACTACACCCCGGACAGTAAAGACGGCTCGATCGATATCAAGAAAGCCGTCACCATCAATACCCAGTTCGAGGTTTCCAAGCAGTTCTGGGCGTATCTGACGGGTCGTGACGGCTTCGGCAGTCCCAAGGACTTCCTTAATGTCGTGCCGCATCTGAGCTTCGTTCGCGGCGAAAAGAACATCGACTATCTCAAGCGTCGCTTCGATGCGATGAAGACCCACCACGCGTTCGAGAACATGGTCTACACCGAAGACCGCGCCACAATGGAAGAGTGGATGCCGCTGATGATGCCGGGGCGTCCGGGCGACGAGCCGATCGCCGCCACCCGCGCGCTGAACGGTACCGATGTCAACTTCGGTGAGCTGACCCGGCAAATGCTGGTGTACCTCGAGAGCAGGCCCGGCGTGAAGATGTCCTATTTCCAGAAGGTCACCGGCCTGGAGCGCAACGGCAAGGGCTGGCGCGTGGAAATCAAGAACACCCGTGATGGCAGCAACCGCGAGATCGATGCGGGCTTCGTTTTCCTAGGCGCGGGTGGCGCGGCACTGCCGCTGTTGCAGTTGTCCGGTATCGAGGAAGGCAAGGGCTACGGTGGCTTCCCGGTCAGCGGCCAGTGGCTGCGTTGTGACAACCCCGAGATCGTCAAGCAGCATCAGGCCAAGGTCTACAGCCTGGCCGCCGTCGGTGCACCGCCGATGTCTGTTCCGCACCTGGATACCCGCGTTGTGGACGGCAAGAAGTCGCTGTTGTTCGGGCCTTACGCGGGCTTCACCACTAAGTTCCTCAAGTATGGATCGCCGCTCGACCTGCCGATGTCGATCCGTCCGAGCAATCTCAAGCCGATGCTGGCCGTCGCGCGCGACAACATGGACCTGACCCGCTACCTGATCAAGGAGGTTCGCCAGTCCATGGCGGATCGGCTGGAAACCCTGCGAGGTTTCTACCCCGAAGCCAAGGCTGAGGACTGGCGCCTGGAAGTGGCCGGCCAGCGCGTGCAGATCATCAAGAAAGACCCGAAGAAGGGCGGCATCCTGCAGTTCGGCACCGAACTGGTCTCCGCCAAAGATGGTTCGATCGCCGCGCTGCTGGGCGCATCGCCTGGCGCGTCGGTCACGGTGTCGATCATGCTCGACCTGATCGAGCGTTGCTTCCCGGAGCAGGCGCAGAGCGAAGCCTGGAGCCGCAAGCTCGGCGAAATCTTCCCGGCCCGCGAGAAGGTGCTGCAAGCCGATGCTGCGGCGTATCGCGAAGTGAATGAGATGGTCGACAAGCGTCTCGGTCTGGCCGTCTAG
- a CDS encoding YajG family lipoprotein — protein sequence MLKRLLFSLAAASALVLTGCAHSPQQLDPTPKITGTINPVGQGQPVTVRVVDGRPSPTLGTRGGLYPETSAVIVPKEKVVPKLQAQVEAAVRLLGFTPSANAYNAPQLTLTLAELKYQSPKEGLYVTEATIGATLRIEVQNGGRRYTGRYGASLNQRFGMAPNEQTNTKLVSEVLSDALSRAFRDQSIGQVLAQ from the coding sequence ATGCTGAAACGCCTGTTGTTCAGTCTTGCCGCCGCGTCGGCACTGGTGCTGACCGGTTGCGCGCATAGTCCGCAACAGCTCGATCCAACACCGAAGATCACTGGCACCATCAACCCTGTCGGTCAAGGGCAGCCGGTAACGGTACGCGTCGTGGATGGCCGGCCTTCGCCGACACTAGGTACGCGCGGCGGCCTGTATCCGGAAACCAGCGCCGTGATCGTGCCGAAGGAAAAAGTCGTACCCAAGCTTCAGGCTCAGGTCGAAGCGGCGGTACGTCTGCTGGGATTCACGCCATCAGCCAATGCCTATAACGCCCCGCAGCTGACCCTGACCCTGGCTGAGCTGAAATACCAGTCGCCGAAGGAAGGGCTCTACGTCACCGAGGCCACCATTGGCGCAACACTTCGTATCGAGGTGCAGAACGGCGGTCGTCGCTATACGGGTCGCTATGGCGCTTCGCTGAACCAGCGCTTCGGGATGGCGCCGAACGAGCAGACCAACACCAAACTGGTCAGTGAAGTATTGAGTGATGCGCTGAGCCGCGCATTCCGTGACCAGAGCATCGGTCAGGTGCTGGCTCAGTAA
- a CDS encoding DUF2007 domain-containing protein — MLRIYEPRDLLEAEMLCGMLNAEGIEVFLTGRHLVGAVGELPAAGLLGLMVNGEQAERARQLIAEYNGAEPLPGDEPESYPGELIC, encoded by the coding sequence ATGCTGCGTATTTACGAGCCCCGCGATCTGCTGGAAGCCGAAATGCTGTGCGGCATGCTGAACGCCGAAGGGATCGAGGTGTTTCTGACCGGACGGCATCTGGTCGGTGCGGTCGGCGAGCTTCCGGCGGCTGGTCTGCTTGGGCTGATGGTGAATGGCGAACAGGCCGAGCGCGCGCGGCAGTTGATCGCTGAGTACAATGGCGCTGAGCCGCTGCCCGGTGACGAGCCGGAAAGCTATCCGGGCGAACTCATCTGTTGA
- a CDS encoding M48 family metallopeptidase translates to MPKPHSLTLFLAASALAGCQAVNTTSGGAVGVERKQYMFSMLSTDQVNQMYAQSYQETLSEASQKGVLEKNSAINKRVNTIAQRLIAEVPAFRPDAAQWNWEVNVIDSPELNANCGPGGKIIFYTGLIEKLKLTDDEIAAVMGHEIAHALREHGREAMSKAYGVQMATQIGSAFGVGDGSLQLANMGVEYLMTLPNSRNNENEADLIGLELAARAGYNPNAAVSLWQKMGAAGGSAPPEFLSTHPSSSSRTQALQQTIPKVMPLYEQNR, encoded by the coding sequence ATGCCCAAACCGCATTCATTAACACTCTTTCTTGCAGCCTCCGCGCTTGCGGGTTGCCAGGCGGTCAATACCACCAGCGGTGGTGCAGTCGGAGTCGAACGCAAGCAATACATGTTCAGCATGTTGTCGACCGATCAGGTCAATCAGATGTATGCCCAGTCCTACCAGGAGACCCTGAGCGAGGCGTCCCAGAAGGGCGTGCTCGAGAAAAACAGCGCGATCAATAAGCGCGTGAATACCATTGCCCAGCGGCTGATCGCCGAGGTGCCGGCGTTCCGCCCGGATGCGGCGCAGTGGAACTGGGAGGTCAACGTCATCGACAGCCCGGAGCTGAACGCCAATTGCGGACCGGGCGGCAAGATCATCTTCTATACCGGGCTCATCGAGAAGTTGAAGCTGACCGACGACGAGATCGCTGCCGTGATGGGCCACGAGATCGCTCACGCGCTACGTGAGCACGGTCGCGAGGCGATGTCCAAGGCTTACGGTGTGCAAATGGCGACGCAAATTGGGTCGGCCTTTGGCGTCGGTGACGGCAGCCTGCAGCTGGCCAACATGGGTGTCGAGTACCTGATGACGCTGCCCAACAGCCGCAACAACGAAAACGAGGCTGACCTGATCGGCTTGGAGTTGGCGGCACGCGCCGGTTACAACCCGAACGCGGCGGTCAGCTTGTGGCAGAAGATGGGCGCCGCCGGCGGCTCGGCACCGCCGGAGTTTCTCAGCACGCATCCGTCCTCGAGCAGTCGCACGCAAGCGTTGCAGCAAACCATTCCGAAAGTGATGCCGCTGTACGAACAGAACCGTTGA
- a CDS encoding 1-acyl-sn-glycerol-3-phosphate acyltransferase, translating into MDEFEAIRPYADAEVPAVMARLFADREFLDILAHFRFPRLASPMGWMLKPLIAHRLRREFAGIHSVDTLQSRIELYLDRTIERATDGITYSGLEDLQPGRAYLFLANHRDIVMDPAFVNYAVFHAKMRTPRIAIGDNLLQRPFVSDLMRLNKSFIVRRSVTGRREKLAAYQVLSAYINHSIRNDGESIWIAQAEGRAKDGDDRTDSAILKMLHMSRKDEPFAEALAALRPTPVSISYEYDPCDQAKARELYIRATTGTYTKAPGEDDTSIALGITGYKGRVHVSFGTPITDVPDDPKQLAIAIDQQILGDYRLFPVNYLAYRIWDGRDPQLPIPEIAELFSREEIAAAEAEWSKRLAACPSVQQPYLIQQYATPVRNQHKLKAGLSL; encoded by the coding sequence ATGGACGAATTCGAAGCCATCCGACCCTACGCCGACGCTGAAGTCCCTGCCGTGATGGCGCGGCTGTTCGCCGACCGGGAGTTCCTCGACATCCTGGCGCATTTCCGCTTCCCGCGCTTGGCCAGCCCGATGGGCTGGATGCTGAAACCACTCATAGCGCACCGCCTGCGGCGCGAGTTCGCCGGCATTCATTCGGTCGATACGCTGCAGTCGCGGATCGAGCTGTACCTGGACCGCACCATCGAACGTGCAACGGACGGCATCACCTATTCCGGCCTGGAAGACCTTCAGCCGGGCCGCGCTTATCTGTTCCTGGCCAACCATCGCGACATCGTGATGGACCCGGCTTTCGTCAACTACGCGGTGTTCCACGCAAAAATGCGTACACCGCGTATCGCCATTGGCGACAACCTGCTACAACGCCCGTTCGTCAGCGATCTGATGCGACTGAACAAGAGCTTCATCGTGCGCCGTTCGGTTACCGGCCGGCGCGAGAAGCTCGCGGCCTATCAAGTGCTCTCCGCCTACATCAATCACTCGATTCGCAACGACGGCGAGTCGATCTGGATCGCTCAGGCCGAGGGGCGCGCCAAGGATGGCGACGACCGCACCGACTCGGCGATCCTGAAGATGCTGCACATGAGCCGCAAGGACGAGCCCTTCGCCGAGGCACTGGCGGCGCTGCGACCCACACCGGTATCGATCAGCTACGAGTACGACCCCTGCGATCAGGCCAAGGCCCGCGAACTCTATATCCGCGCCACCACCGGCACCTACACCAAGGCGCCAGGTGAAGATGACACCAGCATTGCACTCGGCATCACCGGCTATAAAGGGCGCGTACACGTCAGCTTCGGCACGCCGATCACCGATGTTCCCGACGACCCCAAGCAACTGGCCATCGCGATCGATCAGCAGATCCTTGGCGATTACCGATTGTTCCCGGTGAATTACCTGGCGTACCGGATATGGGATGGGCGCGATCCGCAGCTGCCGATACCAGAGATCGCCGAACTGTTCAGCCGCGAGGAAATTGCCGCTGCCGAAGCCGAGTGGAGCAAGCGATTGGCTGCCTGCCCGAGCGTGCAGCAGCCTTACCTGATCCAGCAGTACGCCACTCCGGTACGCAATCAGCACAAGCTCAAGGCGGGTCTAAGCCTCTGA
- a CDS encoding PA4642 family protein, which produces MRKDKKQVIGEEISDEAIKLFLEPEPADETPASLYKLIKAYRGLRVDDFERFLGFFVEAGFDLNAKDAKGQDFVALIADQRQAEPYIELIKAARG; this is translated from the coding sequence ATGCGCAAAGACAAGAAACAGGTGATCGGCGAAGAGATCAGCGACGAAGCGATCAAATTGTTTCTCGAGCCGGAACCGGCTGATGAAACACCAGCGTCGTTGTACAAGTTGATCAAGGCCTACCGTGGGTTGCGAGTCGATGATTTCGAGCGTTTTCTGGGCTTCTTCGTCGAAGCCGGCTTCGACCTGAACGCGAAGGACGCCAAGGGGCAGGACTTCGTTGCGCTGATCGCCGATCAACGCCAGGCCGAGCCTTATATCGAACTGATCAAGGCCGCTCGCGGCTGA
- a CDS encoding CPXCG motif-containing cysteine-rich protein, with amino-acid sequence MLESQDYQCPYCGETVEALLDLSGGDQRYIEDCSVCCRPIVFDLRTDGADWQLDVLREDE; translated from the coding sequence ATGCTCGAATCACAGGATTATCAATGCCCCTATTGCGGCGAAACGGTGGAGGCGCTGCTTGATCTGAGTGGCGGTGATCAGCGCTATATCGAAGATTGCTCGGTCTGCTGTCGACCGATCGTCTTCGATCTGCGAACCGATGGTGCGGACTGGCAGCTCGATGTACTGCGGGAGGATGAATAG
- a CDS encoding DUF1329 domain-containing protein, with protein sequence MNKNKFKTGALTLSLLASALLANGAIAAVSESEAAKLGDSLTPIGAEKAGNAAGTIPAWTGGLPKDAAAITADGFVSDPFPNDQPKFTITAQNYEQYKDNLSPGQIAMLKRYPDTYRLPVFETRRSAAVPQRIYDAAKKNATQTELVRGGNGLANFDTAVAFPIPQDGLEVAWNHITRYRGGSARRVVAQATPQVNGSYSLVKFVDEVVYTDTLSDFNPEKHGNVLFYFKQQVTEPSRLAGNVLLVHETLDQVKEPRMAWIYNAGQRRVRRAPQVAYDGPGTAADGLRTSDNLDMFNGAPDRYDWKLVGKKEMYIPYNSYRLDSPTLKYDDIIKAGHINQDLTRYELHRVWEVEATLKTGERHIYAKRHFFIDEDTWQAAVIDHYDGRDTLWRVAEAHAQYVYNYQVPLYAMETLYDLVSGRYLVMGMKNEEKNPYTYDYKANSNQYTPAALRNSGVR encoded by the coding sequence GTGAATAAGAACAAGTTTAAGACGGGGGCCCTCACACTCTCTTTGCTGGCAAGCGCCCTGCTGGCAAACGGAGCCATAGCGGCAGTATCCGAATCGGAAGCAGCCAAGCTCGGCGACAGCCTGACCCCGATTGGAGCCGAGAAGGCCGGCAACGCCGCCGGCACCATTCCGGCCTGGACGGGCGGCCTGCCGAAAGATGCCGCAGCGATTACCGCCGATGGCTTCGTCAGCGATCCATTCCCGAACGATCAGCCCAAATTCACTATCACCGCGCAGAACTACGAACAGTACAAGGACAACCTGAGCCCCGGCCAGATCGCCATGCTCAAGCGTTATCCTGACACTTACCGGCTGCCGGTCTTCGAGACCCGCCGCAGCGCCGCAGTACCGCAGCGGATCTACGACGCGGCGAAGAAGAACGCAACCCAGACCGAACTGGTCCGCGGCGGCAATGGCCTGGCGAACTTCGATACAGCGGTCGCCTTCCCGATTCCGCAGGATGGCCTTGAAGTCGCCTGGAACCACATCACGCGCTACCGCGGCGGCTCTGCCCGTCGGGTCGTAGCGCAGGCTACACCGCAGGTCAACGGCAGTTACAGCCTGGTCAAGTTCGTCGACGAAGTGGTGTATACCGACACCCTGAGCGATTTCAATCCTGAAAAGCACGGCAACGTGCTGTTCTATTTCAAGCAGCAGGTGACCGAGCCGTCGCGGCTGGCCGGCAACGTTCTGCTGGTACACGAAACCCTGGACCAGGTGAAAGAGCCGCGCATGGCGTGGATCTACAACGCCGGCCAGCGCCGCGTACGCCGTGCGCCACAGGTCGCCTACGATGGTCCGGGTACCGCTGCCGATGGCCTGCGCACCTCGGACAACCTGGACATGTTCAACGGCGCGCCAGACCGCTACGACTGGAAGCTGGTCGGCAAGAAAGAGATGTACATCCCGTACAACTCCTATCGCCTGGACTCGCCGACGCTGAAATACGACGACATCATCAAGGCCGGGCACATCAACCAGGACCTGACGCGCTACGAGCTGCATCGCGTGTGGGAAGTCGAAGCGACGCTGAAGACTGGCGAACGCCACATCTACGCCAAGCGTCATTTCTTCATCGACGAGGATACCTGGCAAGCCGCTGTGATCGACCACTACGACGGTCGCGACACGCTGTGGCGCGTAGCTGAGGCCCACGCCCAGTACGTCTACAACTATCAGGTTCCACTGTATGCGATGGAAACCCTGTACGACCTGGTGTCTGGCCGTTACCTGGTGATGGGCATGAAGAACGAGGAAAAGAATCCCTACACCTACGATTACAAAGCAAACTCCAACCAGTACACCCCGGCTGCCCTGCGCAACTCCGGCGTGCGCTGA
- a CDS encoding ester cyclase: MSPEERKRRVRQHIDLSWSKGRLALAEQLQSRYFTYKSSFIAQPVNNAGFGLIVREIRQAIPDLEVVVDECLSEGNRVVTSSTLFGTLEKAVFGLAPSNKILTIAAMSIWTLNPAGDIEEINTLFDLESARKQLGMESPIPVTLPLT, from the coding sequence ATGTCACCGGAGGAACGAAAACGGCGGGTTCGGCAGCACATCGACCTGAGCTGGAGCAAAGGCCGACTGGCGTTGGCCGAACAGCTACAAAGCCGTTATTTCACCTATAAGAGTTCGTTCATTGCCCAGCCGGTCAACAACGCCGGCTTCGGTTTGATCGTGCGCGAAATTCGCCAGGCAATACCCGATCTGGAAGTCGTAGTGGACGAATGCCTCAGCGAAGGCAACCGCGTGGTTACCTCCAGTACGCTGTTCGGCACCCTGGAGAAAGCGGTGTTCGGACTGGCACCAAGCAACAAGATCCTGACCATCGCCGCCATGTCGATCTGGACGCTCAATCCGGCTGGCGACATCGAAGAAATCAACACGCTGTTCGATCTGGAAAGCGCCCGTAAGCAGCTGGGCATGGAAAGTCCCATTCCGGTTACGCTGCCGCTGACCTGA